Proteins encoded together in one Bacteroides ovatus window:
- a CDS encoding RagB/SusD family nutrient uptake outer membrane protein, protein MKLKYILLPFIATAFTISSCSDFLDRKPLTDNVDDGFFTEPIQLQAYCNKKYELLPDYKDINLFTEDQKSDNQAGDDPEDLFLPQRIKVASDGSYNRQEHLRDCNHFLHYTLENVENGTLEDNKETQQYIGEMFFFRAYIYFEYLRKFGDFPIIKDELIADNYAANVEANKRKPRNEVARFILGDLDEAINRLLPRSNTLTKHRLNQESALLFKSRVALYEASWETYHQGTARVPGGPGWPGGTFSDNLDTEINFFLSQAMKAAQPVAEAFYEVITDDINDYMNMFNQYDLSANKEVLLWRMYSADAKVNSLIEGNYHSINTEGCLGIGGGYTRSMVETFLTKNGLPIYASNDQYEGDNNIESVMKNRDLRLVESTFKPGDLVYRGATLSENRVMIFANLLQAYQNLSKTATGYVVRKGWRDSNVAPTDNSPLAYMIFRASEAFLNYMEADCMKNGGNSIDANSQKYWKALRKRAGVSDNYQLTIDNTDLNKENDLAVWSGNKQISKMLYNIRRERRCEFIAEGMRKDDLFRWRSLDKMKDYTVEGFNWEKYKEQIYYKEQIRGGLDIAETKYLQPHAKNALTIANGGYNFEEANYLTPISYDVFRMSTPVKGGDPTTSVVYQNPGWPIGSNLYANK, encoded by the coding sequence ATGAAACTTAAATATATCCTATTACCATTTATAGCAACTGCATTTACAATTAGTTCATGCAGCGATTTCCTCGACAGGAAACCATTGACTGATAATGTAGATGATGGATTCTTCACAGAGCCCATACAACTTCAAGCATATTGTAACAAAAAATACGAATTACTACCTGATTACAAAGATATCAACCTTTTTACTGAAGACCAAAAAAGCGATAATCAAGCAGGTGACGATCCGGAAGATCTATTCCTTCCACAGCGAATCAAAGTGGCAAGCGATGGAAGTTATAACCGACAAGAACATTTACGCGACTGTAACCACTTCCTACATTATACTCTTGAAAATGTAGAAAACGGGACACTTGAAGATAATAAAGAAACACAGCAATATATAGGAGAAATGTTTTTCTTCCGTGCTTATATCTATTTCGAATATCTAAGAAAATTTGGTGACTTCCCCATAATCAAAGATGAACTAATCGCTGACAACTATGCTGCTAATGTAGAAGCTAACAAACGTAAACCCCGTAACGAAGTCGCACGTTTCATTCTAGGAGACTTGGACGAAGCTATCAACCGATTACTTCCACGCAGCAATACATTAACCAAACATCGGTTGAATCAAGAATCAGCGTTACTTTTCAAATCCCGCGTTGCCTTATATGAGGCTAGTTGGGAAACCTACCATCAAGGAACAGCACGTGTTCCGGGAGGTCCGGGATGGCCAGGAGGCACTTTCAGCGACAATCTGGATACAGAAATAAATTTCTTCCTGTCTCAGGCCATGAAAGCAGCCCAACCAGTAGCAGAGGCCTTTTACGAAGTAATCACAGATGACATTAATGATTACATGAACATGTTCAACCAATACGATTTATCTGCTAACAAGGAAGTATTATTGTGGCGCATGTATAGTGCAGATGCCAAAGTAAATAGCTTAATAGAAGGCAACTATCATAGCATAAACACTGAAGGCTGTCTAGGAATTGGAGGAGGATATACCCGTTCTATGGTAGAAACATTTCTTACTAAAAACGGACTTCCAATCTATGCTTCAAACGACCAGTATGAAGGCGACAACAACATTGAAAGCGTAATGAAGAATCGAGATTTGCGTTTAGTGGAGTCAACCTTTAAACCTGGTGATTTAGTATACCGAGGTGCAACTCTAAGCGAGAACAGAGTGATGATATTTGCCAATTTACTCCAAGCATATCAAAATTTAAGTAAAACAGCCACAGGTTACGTAGTGCGGAAGGGATGGAGAGATAGCAATGTAGCTCCAACAGACAATTCACCTCTAGCTTACATGATATTCAGAGCATCGGAGGCTTTTCTCAATTATATGGAAGCAGACTGTATGAAAAACGGTGGTAACTCAATAGATGCAAACAGTCAAAAATACTGGAAAGCATTAAGAAAACGCGCAGGAGTATCTGATAATTACCAACTCACCATAGACAATACCGATTTGAATAAAGAAAATGACTTAGCCGTGTGGTCAGGAAATAAACAAATCAGTAAAATGCTATATAATATCCGACGCGAACGTCGATGCGAATTTATAGCAGAAGGCATGCGTAAGGACGATTTATTTAGATGGCGTTCGTTGGATAAAATGAAGGATTATACAGTTGAAGGATTTAACTGGGAAAAATACAAGGAACAAATATATTACAAAGAACAAATAAGAGGAGGACTAGATATAGCTGAAACAAAATACTTACAGCCACATGCTAAAAACGCATTAACTATCGCCAACGGTGGCTATAACTTTGAAGAGGCTAACTATCTCACCCCGATTTCTTATGACGTTTTCCGTATGTCAACCCCAGTGAAAGGAGGAGATCCAACCACTTCGGTAGTATATCAGAATCCGGGATGGCCGATAGGCTCCAATCTCTATGCTAATAAATAG